From the genome of Triticum aestivum cultivar Chinese Spring chromosome 3B, IWGSC CS RefSeq v2.1, whole genome shotgun sequence, one region includes:
- the LOC123072753 gene encoding ankyrin repeat-containing protein ITN1 isoform X1 produces MATNTSATDYSSAGTQPQIDRRLLEAATSGDPRRVKELVSRNPSIILGTTPQGNSCLHISSMHGHKEFCEDVLEIEESLLLNANFESFLSKLNLQGETPLVTAVTHGHAFVASFLVGRCHRLGLRQVILQQDKTGCNALHHAIHSGHKELALELIAAEPALSRDVNKFKESPLFLAVMRDFCDVVEKLVRITDSAHGGEFGLNALHGAVRNDNPVIARQIMETRPELAREGNTDLVTPIRMAVRYGKMRVVRELLRHDFSLGYEMHKNIFPLLNCAAAGGQVNVAQEILRHCPDAPYREIGGETRTCLHIAVLNNHIEFVKFILSTPYLRKLVNMQDSNRKTALHYAVQGCYPKIIAALLSHEDIDRAVLDNSAKPTAWELWINTYCAKSINWNNVWMLKLKGRPQNTMCLQNIHGDVKQGAINESSGVAKSPCPLLSFCL; encoded by the exons ATGGCAACCAACACTTCAGCAACAGATTATTCATCAGCAGGCACACAGCCACAGATTGACAGACGACTCCTGGAGGCAGCCACATCGGGTGATCCCAGGCGAGTCAAGGAATTAGTATCACGGAATCCAAGCATTATACTTGGAACCACTCCACAAGGAAACAGCTGCCTCCACATATCCTCTATGCATGGTCACAAGGAATTCTGCGAGGATGTGCTGGAAATAGAGGAGTCTCTCCTTTTAAATGCTAACTTTGAGTCTTTCCTCTCAAAGTTGAATCTTCAAGGGGAGACACCGCTTGTAACCGCCGTTACACATGGTCATGCCTTCGTGGCTTCTTTTTTAGTTGGACGCTGCCATCGACTAGGATTGAGACAGGTAATCTTGCAGCAAGACAAGACTGGTTGTAATGCACTGCACCATGCCATTCACAGTGGCCATAAGGAACTTGCCCTCGAGTTGATAGCAGCAGAGCCTGCTCTGTCACGAGATGTGAACAAATTTAAAGAGTCACCCTTGTTTCTCGCTGTCATGAGAGATTTTTGTGATGTGGTCGAGAAACTAGTCAGAATTACTGATTCTGCTCATGGAGGAGAGTTTGGCTTGAATGCTCTACATGGTGCTGTCAGAAATGATAATCCAG TTATTGCTAGACAAATTATGGAGACACGCCCTGAACTTGCCAGAGAAGGTAACACGGATTTGGTTACTCCAATAAGAATGGCGGTACGTTATGGCAAGATGCGCGTGGTGCGAGAATTGCTGCGACATGATTTTTCCTTAGGGTATGAAATGCACAAGAACATCTTTCCTCTGCTTAATTGTGCCGCAGCTGGAGGTCAGGTTAATGTTGCTCAAGAAATTCTCAGACATTGCCCTGATGCTCCTTATCGTGAAATAGGTGGTGAGACTCGGACATGCCTTCATATAGCTGTATTGAACAATCATATCGAGTTCGTTAAATTTATCCTGAGCACACCATATCTTCGAAAGCTTGTTAACATGCAAGACAGCAACAGAAAAACTGCGTTACATTACGCAGTCCAGGGGTGCTATCCTAAAATAATTGCTGCCTTACTGTCTCATGAGGATATAGACAGAGCAGTACTTGACAACAGTGCTAAACCAACAGCTTGGGAACTGTGGATCAATACGTATTGCGCCAAAAGCATAAACTGG AATAACGTATGGATGCTTAAGTTGAAAGGCCGTCCCCAAAATACCATGTGTCTTCAAAATATTCATGGTGATGTCAAGCAAGGAGCAATTAATGAATCAAGCGGGGTAGCAAAGTCACCTTGCCCACTGCTTTCATTCTGCCTGTAA
- the LOC123072753 gene encoding ankyrin repeat-containing protein ITN1 isoform X2, with amino-acid sequence MATNTSATDYSSAGTQPQIDRRLLEAATSGDPRRVKELVSRNPSIILGTTPQGNSCLHISSMHGHKEFCEDVLEIEESLLLNANFESFLSKLNLQGETPLVTAVTHGHAFVASFLVGRCHRLGLRQVILQQDKTGCNALHHAIHSGHKELALELIAAEPALSRDVNKFKESPLFLAVMRDFCDVVEKLVRITDSAHGGEFGLNALHGAVRNDNPVIARQIMETRPELAREGNTDLVTPIRMAVRYGKMRVVRELLRHDFSLGYEMHKNIFPLLNCAAAGGQVNVAQEILRHCPDAPYREIGGETRTCLHIAVLNNHIEFVKFILSTPYLRKLVNMQDSNRKTALHYAVQGCYPKIIAALLSHEDIDRAVLDNSAKPTAWELWINTYCAKSINWCLQNIHGDVKQGAINESSGVAKSPCPLLSFCL; translated from the exons ATGGCAACCAACACTTCAGCAACAGATTATTCATCAGCAGGCACACAGCCACAGATTGACAGACGACTCCTGGAGGCAGCCACATCGGGTGATCCCAGGCGAGTCAAGGAATTAGTATCACGGAATCCAAGCATTATACTTGGAACCACTCCACAAGGAAACAGCTGCCTCCACATATCCTCTATGCATGGTCACAAGGAATTCTGCGAGGATGTGCTGGAAATAGAGGAGTCTCTCCTTTTAAATGCTAACTTTGAGTCTTTCCTCTCAAAGTTGAATCTTCAAGGGGAGACACCGCTTGTAACCGCCGTTACACATGGTCATGCCTTCGTGGCTTCTTTTTTAGTTGGACGCTGCCATCGACTAGGATTGAGACAGGTAATCTTGCAGCAAGACAAGACTGGTTGTAATGCACTGCACCATGCCATTCACAGTGGCCATAAGGAACTTGCCCTCGAGTTGATAGCAGCAGAGCCTGCTCTGTCACGAGATGTGAACAAATTTAAAGAGTCACCCTTGTTTCTCGCTGTCATGAGAGATTTTTGTGATGTGGTCGAGAAACTAGTCAGAATTACTGATTCTGCTCATGGAGGAGAGTTTGGCTTGAATGCTCTACATGGTGCTGTCAGAAATGATAATCCAG TTATTGCTAGACAAATTATGGAGACACGCCCTGAACTTGCCAGAGAAGGTAACACGGATTTGGTTACTCCAATAAGAATGGCGGTACGTTATGGCAAGATGCGCGTGGTGCGAGAATTGCTGCGACATGATTTTTCCTTAGGGTATGAAATGCACAAGAACATCTTTCCTCTGCTTAATTGTGCCGCAGCTGGAGGTCAGGTTAATGTTGCTCAAGAAATTCTCAGACATTGCCCTGATGCTCCTTATCGTGAAATAGGTGGTGAGACTCGGACATGCCTTCATATAGCTGTATTGAACAATCATATCGAGTTCGTTAAATTTATCCTGAGCACACCATATCTTCGAAAGCTTGTTAACATGCAAGACAGCAACAGAAAAACTGCGTTACATTACGCAGTCCAGGGGTGCTATCCTAAAATAATTGCTGCCTTACTGTCTCATGAGGATATAGACAGAGCAGTACTTGACAACAGTGCTAAACCAACAGCTTGGGAACTGTGGATCAATACGTATTGCGCCAAAAGCATAAACTGG TGTCTTCAAAATATTCATGGTGATGTCAAGCAAGGAGCAATTAATGAATCAAGCGGGGTAGCAAAGTCACCTTGCCCACTGCTTTCATTCTGCCTGTAA